A genomic stretch from bacterium includes:
- a CDS encoding protein phosphatase gives MYGFAPARPGSPVHGAAAPRTGARDVADWVGYMKGRGVVRVCSLLPPRELAEFPQGLVPLYGRAFGAANVLSAHLEDSLDIGDELFGRILPFLAASDAPTVVHCRAGLVRTGVVLASWLAYRHGLSPERAIAAAERGGREPRSMADDDWSSARLRGLLREARRLGEEARQ, from the coding sequence ATGTACGGATTTGCGCCGGCGCGTCCCGGCAGCCCGGTTCACGGCGCGGCGGCGCCGCGGACCGGCGCGCGGGACGTCGCGGACTGGGTCGGATACATGAAGGGCCGCGGCGTCGTCCGCGTCTGCTCGCTGCTCCCGCCGCGCGAGCTCGCGGAGTTTCCGCAGGGGCTCGTCCCGCTCTACGGGCGCGCGTTCGGCGCGGCGAACGTCCTTTCCGCGCACCTCGAGGACTCCCTCGACATCGGCGACGAGCTGTTCGGCCGGATCCTGCCGTTCCTCGCCGCCTCCGACGCGCCGACGGTCGTCCACTGCCGCGCGGGGCTCGTGCGGACCGGCGTCGTGCTCGCGTCGTGGCTCGCCTACCGCCACGGCCTGAGCCCGGAGCGCGCGATCGCCGCCGCGGAGCGGGGCGGACGGGAGCCGCGCTCGATGGCCGACGACGATTGGTCCTCGGCGCGGCTGCGCGGCCTGCTCCGCGA
- a CDS encoding NYN domain-containing protein: MCAVFAPGDNLAAVYYFSAFATWLPGSCARHRALVAALEATGVRAILGRFKKKSAGCRRCGAAWVSHEEKETDVNIALQLVLRGLDGEFERALLVSGDSDLAPAVRELTARRRDVDVRIILPRHGQRSDELVQAAGGLHCRREIKLLHWERCRLPDEVFDGAGRLVAVCPPEYRVGLARSGVLAPPS; encoded by the coding sequence CTGTGCGCGGTCTTCGCGCCCGGCGACAATCTGGCGGCGGTCTACTACTTCTCGGCGTTCGCGACGTGGCTGCCCGGATCCTGCGCCCGTCACCGCGCACTCGTCGCCGCCCTGGAGGCGACCGGCGTTCGCGCCATTCTCGGCCGGTTCAAGAAGAAGTCCGCGGGTTGCCGCAGATGCGGCGCGGCGTGGGTCTCGCACGAAGAGAAAGAGACCGACGTCAACATCGCGCTGCAGTTGGTTCTGCGCGGGCTCGATGGCGAGTTCGAGCGCGCGCTGCTCGTTTCCGGAGACTCGGACTTAGCGCCGGCGGTCCGGGAACTGACGGCGCGGCGTCGAGACGTCGACGTGCGGATCATCCTGCCGCGCCACGGCCAGCGGAGCGACGAGCTTGTTCAAGCGGCCGGGGGACTCCACTGCCGTCGGGAAATCAAGCTGCTGCATTGGGAGCGCTGCCGCCTTCCCGACGAGGTCTTCGACGGCGCCGGCCGCTTGGTCGCCGTTTGCCCTCCCGAATACAGAGTCGGGCTGGCCCGCTCCGGCGTTCTCGCGCCTCCGTCGTGA
- a CDS encoding macro domain-containing protein → MDSRRVQVGETAVDIVGGSITELPERFDFLVSSDDNYLSHGGGVSEAIWAAAGPELAAYVAANRVPLRLGSVFATPAGRLDAGGVLHAVTIDFDANRTLAGGGARALYAAVFDAALKARARSIALPLLGARSARLSVSDSVAAFLQAVEARADEWPALVRIALVLYGGDFAAHATWLEDGLRRVETLDGLGARAKRLGAVELDDGPRAAASDVSPLERAIRLLLAALKLLYVAGVGADAARVAPGDTPAGLLDVARRRFGGEERRALARFEPLIRNAIAAGNRASHAMLSGVADRRLALAEIKSGIVAALEFVEGLGDAQPVAARPAAGEPGAASAAKAAAPRPEAASAEPLAFEPAETRRSAPAEPLGFAPAEMRPCASAEPLAFAPAETVAAAPTDAPGAAHVRRLHDLFLRTLGAEDRAALVQDLRAEGYRGGDEDCLLECCVRRDPAELLRSWLTPRQLRKAIEDLNGEARPESSVGLVEQLLERLGFPGAQRPLTLDRIVAGVKRAQAEVSCTDDLARLRGLVTNVGAQLEFACRVLATFLCRRVFNEPAETRLLQLGVIKRAAELRTMSLGRWLDALDALSKDLQAATGGAAEEFRRQVPDCALAPRDMGGLAGGRNEFVHYRDWAQAESPTKARRKAAAFFERTLQLLEHWMAPERSLFPVMITVEEIRFDRWGRRIAIAKTPAGCDERIFSDLPLRPGEVYLMHATTNPFRIDPILVPAGDLGGGV, encoded by the coding sequence GTGGACAGCCGCAGAGTGCAGGTGGGCGAGACCGCCGTGGACATCGTCGGGGGCTCCATCACGGAGCTGCCCGAGCGCTTCGATTTCCTCGTCAGTTCGGACGACAACTATCTCTCGCACGGCGGCGGCGTCTCGGAGGCGATCTGGGCGGCCGCCGGACCGGAGCTCGCCGCGTACGTCGCCGCGAACCGCGTCCCGCTGCGCCTCGGCTCGGTGTTCGCGACGCCGGCGGGCCGGCTCGACGCCGGCGGCGTCCTGCACGCCGTCACGATCGACTTCGACGCGAACCGGACGCTCGCCGGGGGCGGCGCCCGCGCGCTGTACGCGGCGGTGTTCGACGCCGCGCTCAAGGCGCGCGCGCGGTCGATCGCGCTGCCGCTGCTCGGGGCGCGTTCCGCGCGCCTCTCGGTGTCCGACTCGGTGGCCGCGTTCCTTCAGGCGGTCGAGGCCCGCGCCGACGAATGGCCGGCGCTTGTCCGCATCGCGCTCGTGTTGTACGGCGGCGACTTCGCCGCCCACGCGACGTGGCTGGAGGACGGCCTGCGGCGGGTCGAGACGCTCGACGGCTTGGGCGCGCGGGCGAAGCGGCTCGGCGCGGTCGAACTCGACGACGGGCCGCGGGCCGCCGCGTCGGACGTCTCGCCGCTCGAACGCGCGATTCGGCTTCTGCTCGCCGCGCTCAAGCTGCTCTACGTCGCCGGGGTCGGCGCGGACGCGGCGCGGGTCGCGCCGGGCGATACGCCGGCCGGACTGCTCGACGTGGCGCGGCGCCGCTTCGGCGGCGAAGAGCGCCGCGCGCTGGCCCGCTTCGAGCCGCTGATCCGGAACGCGATCGCGGCCGGCAACCGCGCCAGCCACGCCATGCTCTCGGGCGTCGCCGACCGGCGGCTCGCGCTCGCCGAGATCAAGTCGGGGATCGTGGCCGCGTTGGAGTTCGTCGAAGGACTCGGCGACGCGCAGCCCGTCGCCGCGCGCCCCGCGGCGGGCGAGCCCGGCGCGGCGAGCGCGGCGAAGGCGGCGGCCCCGAGGCCTGAAGCCGCGTCGGCGGAACCGCTTGCCTTCGAGCCGGCGGAGACGCGCCGCAGCGCGCCGGCGGAACCGCTTGGCTTCGCGCCGGCGGAGATGCGTCCCTGCGCGTCGGCGGAACCGCTTGCCTTCGCGCCGGCGGAGACCGTCGCCGCTGCGCCGACGGATGCGCCCGGCGCCGCGCACGTGCGGCGCCTCCACGACCTCTTCCTGCGGACGCTCGGCGCCGAGGACCGCGCGGCGCTGGTGCAGGACCTGCGCGCCGAAGGGTATCGGGGAGGCGACGAAGACTGCCTCCTCGAGTGCTGCGTGCGGCGCGATCCGGCGGAACTGCTGCGGTCCTGGCTGACGCCGCGCCAACTGCGCAAGGCGATCGAGGACCTCAACGGCGAGGCGCGGCCCGAATCGTCGGTCGGGCTTGTCGAACAGTTGTTGGAACGACTCGGGTTCCCCGGCGCCCAGCGGCCGCTGACGCTCGACCGGATCGTGGCCGGCGTCAAGCGCGCCCAAGCGGAGGTGTCCTGCACGGACGACCTCGCCAGGTTGCGCGGTTTGGTGACGAACGTCGGCGCCCAGCTCGAGTTCGCGTGCCGCGTCCTCGCGACCTTCCTCTGCCGCCGCGTGTTCAACGAGCCGGCGGAGACGCGGCTGCTGCAGCTCGGCGTGATCAAGCGCGCCGCCGAACTGCGGACGATGTCGCTCGGGCGCTGGCTCGACGCGCTCGACGCCCTCTCCAAGGACCTTCAGGCGGCGACGGGGGGCGCGGCGGAGGAGTTTCGCCGTCAGGTTCCCGACTGCGCGCTCGCGCCGCGGGACATGGGCGGCCTCGCCGGCGGCCGCAACGAGTTCGTGCACTACCGGGACTGGGCGCAGGCCGAATCGCCGACCAAGGCGCGCCGGAAGGCGGCGGCGTTCTTCGAGCGGACGCTCCAACTGCTCGAGCACTGGATGGCCCCCGAACGCTCGCTCTTCCCCGTCATGATCACGGTGGAGGAGATCCGGTTCGATCGTTGGGGGCGTCGGATCGCGATCGCGAAGACGCCGGCCGGCTGCGACGAGCGGATCTTCAGCGACCTCCCGCTGCGCCCCGGCGAGGTCTACCTCATGCACGCGACGACGAACCCGTTCCGCATCGACCCGATCCTCGTGCCGGCGGGGGATCTCGGCGGGGGCGTCTGA